One genomic segment of Chryseobacterium phocaeense includes these proteins:
- the pgi gene encoding glucose-6-phosphate isomerase, translating into MLSKINPIHTNSWKALDEHFGGNDFDMRSLFQYNPNRFNEFSIQKDNFLFDYSKNLIDSRTKELLIQLANECQLKDAISQMFSGEKINETEGRAVLHTALRDFSDKEIIVDGENIKPQIRRVLDHMKFFSEKIISGEHKGFSGKEITDVVNIGIGGSDLGPVMVCSALKHFKTRLNVHFVSNVDGNHIAETVKKLDPETTLFIIASKTFTTQETMTNANSAKDWFLKAGKQEDVAKHFVALSTNIEEVKKFGIAEENIFEFWDWVGGRYSLWSAIGLSIVLAVGYDNFEQLLKGANDTDQHFQTADFSENIPVLMGLLGIWYRNFYAATSYAILPYSQYLDRFAAYLQQGDMESNGKCVDRNGEFVEYETGPIIWGEPGTNGQHAFYQLIHQGTELIPADFIAYAKSSNAVSDHQPKLLANFFAQTEALAFGKSEEEAEEELRNAGKSDEEIDRLLNYKVFHGNTPTNSILFKELTPFSLGQLIALYEHKIFVQGVIWNIFSFDQFGVELGKVLANKILPELENNEAVSSHDSSTNGLINYYKGNK; encoded by the coding sequence GGAAAGCACTTGACGAACATTTTGGAGGAAACGACTTCGATATGAGAAGCCTTTTCCAGTACAATCCTAACCGTTTTAATGAATTTTCCATACAGAAAGACAATTTTCTTTTTGATTATTCCAAAAACCTGATCGATTCAAGAACAAAAGAGCTTCTTATTCAGCTAGCCAACGAATGCCAGTTGAAAGATGCCATTTCCCAGATGTTTTCAGGTGAAAAGATTAATGAGACGGAAGGAAGAGCCGTTCTTCATACCGCTTTAAGAGATTTTTCAGATAAAGAAATCATCGTAGACGGTGAAAATATCAAACCACAGATCAGAAGAGTCCTTGATCACATGAAATTCTTCTCCGAAAAAATTATTTCCGGGGAACATAAAGGTTTTAGTGGGAAAGAAATTACGGATGTGGTGAATATCGGCATCGGAGGTTCGGATCTTGGTCCGGTGATGGTGTGTTCGGCTTTAAAGCATTTTAAAACGAGACTGAATGTTCATTTCGTTTCCAATGTAGACGGAAATCACATCGCTGAAACCGTTAAAAAACTGGATCCGGAAACCACGCTGTTCATTATCGCTTCCAAGACGTTCACCACTCAGGAAACCATGACCAATGCCAACTCTGCAAAAGACTGGTTTTTAAAAGCAGGAAAACAAGAGGATGTTGCGAAACATTTCGTTGCTTTATCTACTAATATTGAAGAAGTTAAGAAATTCGGAATCGCAGAGGAAAATATTTTTGAGTTCTGGGATTGGGTAGGCGGAAGATATTCCCTTTGGAGCGCTATTGGTTTGAGCATCGTTCTGGCGGTGGGCTATGACAATTTTGAGCAGCTTTTAAAAGGAGCCAACGATACAGACCAGCATTTCCAGACTGCAGATTTCTCAGAAAATATTCCGGTTCTGATGGGGCTTTTAGGCATCTGGTACCGTAATTTCTATGCAGCAACAAGCTATGCTATTCTGCCTTATTCCCAATACTTGGACAGGTTTGCAGCCTATCTTCAGCAGGGAGATATGGAAAGCAACGGAAAATGTGTAGACAGAAACGGCGAATTTGTAGAATATGAAACGGGACCAATTATCTGGGGTGAGCCGGGGACCAACGGACAGCATGCTTTCTACCAGCTTATCCACCAGGGAACAGAATTGATTCCGGCAGATTTTATCGCTTATGCAAAAAGCAGTAATGCAGTTTCTGATCACCAGCCTAAACTTTTAGCCAACTTTTTTGCACAGACTGAGGCGCTTGCCTTCGGAAAATCTGAAGAAGAAGCAGAAGAAGAATTAAGAAATGCAGGAAAATCCGATGAGGAAATAGACAGATTGCTTAATTATAAAGTTTTCCATGGAAACACTCCGACCAATTCTATCCTTTTCAAAGAATTAACTCCTTTTTCATTGGGACAGTTAATCGCTTTGTATGAGCATAAGATTTTTGTTCAAGGGGTGATCTGGAATATTTTCAGCTTTGACCAGTTCGGTGTGGAATTAGGAAAAGTTTTAGCTAATAAGATCCTTCCGGAGCTTGAAAATAATGAGGCGGTAAGTTCTCATGACAGCTCTACCAACGGATTGATCAATTATTATAAAGGAAATAAATAA
- a CDS encoding class I SAM-dependent methyltransferase: MSVLRSYYYKLPPGLRLLGRKIYFFPIDLYDGLTGKRSKNAPKKGDIYVGGRGDDFIAHGIRQVNALKKHIGIQNTDHVLDVGCGIGRTAVALTDIIDKGTYDGFDAVEKGINWCNKNIGEKHPNFKFKFTPIYNDLYNTFSQKAEDFTFPYEDGLFDKVFLFSVFTHMQIPEIKRYLKEISRVMNSDGQCLATFFLYDETKKEFGSMPFPHQYDGYRLMDDKVTAANIAVSIPLLNQMAAEAGLQVAMVKGGFWRADVEREGADEFQDIVVFKKI; this comes from the coding sequence ATGTCTGTACTACGGTCATATTATTATAAACTTCCACCCGGCCTAAGGCTTCTGGGCAGAAAAATTTATTTTTTCCCGATCGATCTCTATGATGGTCTTACCGGGAAAAGATCTAAAAATGCCCCTAAAAAAGGAGACATCTATGTAGGCGGCCGCGGCGATGATTTTATTGCCCACGGAATCCGTCAGGTGAATGCTCTTAAAAAGCACATCGGGATCCAAAATACAGATCATGTTCTGGATGTAGGATGTGGTATAGGAAGAACGGCGGTAGCACTTACAGACATTATTGATAAAGGAACCTATGATGGTTTTGATGCGGTAGAGAAAGGAATTAACTGGTGCAATAAAAATATCGGGGAAAAACATCCAAACTTTAAGTTCAAGTTTACCCCTATTTATAATGATCTGTACAATACATTCAGCCAAAAGGCAGAAGATTTTACATTTCCTTACGAAGATGGCCTGTTTGATAAAGTGTTCCTGTTTTCCGTATTCACCCACATGCAGATACCTGAAATCAAAAGATACCTGAAAGAAATCAGCAGGGTAATGAATAGCGATGGGCAATGCCTGGCCACATTCTTTCTGTATGACGAAACCAAAAAGGAGTTTGGCAGCATGCCTTTCCCTCATCAATATGACGGATACAGGCTGATGGATGACAAGGTAACCGCAGCCAATATTGCGGTAAGCATTCCTTTGCTGAACCAGATGGCGGCTGAAGCCGGACTGCAGGTAGCTATGGTAAAAGGAGGATTCTGGAGAGCAGATGTGGAAAGAGAAGGTGCCGATGAATTCCAGGATATTGTTGTATTCAAAAAAATCTAA
- a CDS encoding bifunctional 5,10-methylenetetrahydrofolate dehydrogenase/5,10-methenyltetrahydrofolate cyclohydrolase, whose product MAEILDGLKVSKEIKAEIKAEVEKILEGKKRAPHLVAILVGNNGASKAYVNSKVKDCEEVGFRSSLLKFPSTVSESELLEKIDELNKSKEVDGFIVQLPLPDQIDQEKIIMAIDPRKDVDGFHPENFGKMALEMDTFLPATPFGILTLLERYNIETKGKDCVIIGRSKIVGRPMSILMGRKDFPGNSTVTLTHSYTKDIEEYTKSADIVITALGDPHFLKGDMIKDGAVIVDVGITRVDDDSPKGYYLAGDVDFDSCAAKASWITPVPGGVGPMTRAMLMKNTIIAYKTSVYND is encoded by the coding sequence ATGGCAGAAATTCTTGACGGACTTAAAGTATCCAAAGAAATCAAGGCTGAAATCAAGGCTGAAGTAGAAAAAATCCTTGAAGGCAAGAAAAGGGCTCCCCATCTGGTGGCCATTCTTGTGGGGAACAATGGAGCCAGCAAAGCGTACGTAAACTCTAAAGTAAAAGACTGTGAAGAAGTAGGATTCCGTTCTTCTCTTCTCAAGTTCCCGAGCACTGTTTCCGAATCTGAATTGCTGGAAAAGATTGATGAGCTAAACAAATCCAAAGAAGTAGACGGCTTCATTGTACAGCTTCCTTTGCCGGACCAGATTGACCAGGAGAAGATCATCATGGCCATTGATCCAAGAAAGGATGTAGATGGTTTCCACCCTGAAAACTTCGGGAAGATGGCCCTGGAAATGGATACGTTCCTTCCTGCTACGCCATTCGGGATTCTGACATTGTTGGAAAGATATAATATTGAAACCAAAGGGAAAGACTGTGTCATCATCGGAAGAAGCAAAATCGTAGGAAGACCGATGAGCATCCTGATGGGAAGAAAAGATTTCCCGGGTAACTCTACCGTGACATTGACGCACTCTTATACAAAGGATATTGAAGAATATACAAAAAGCGCAGACATCGTTATTACTGCTTTAGGTGATCCGCACTTCTTAAAGGGTGATATGATCAAAGACGGCGCTGTAATCGTGGATGTAGGGATTACAAGAGTAGATGACGACTCTCCTAAAGGATATTATCTTGCGGGCGATGTTGATTTTGACAGCTGTGCAGCCAAAGCAAGCTGGATTACACCAGTACCCGGAGGAGTAGGCCCTATGACCAGAGCCATGCTGATGAAAAATACCATCATCGCATACAAAACTTCGGTCTATAACGACTAA
- a CDS encoding 7-carboxy-7-deazaguanine synthase QueE, translating to MNREEDILLKEGKMLPVMEHFYTLQGEGAHTGKASYFIRLGGCDVGCHWCDVKESWDPNLHPLMNAEEIAETAAKHCKTIVLTGGEPLMWNLDILTGKLKELGCTIHIETSGAYPMSGHIDWITLSPKKTGLPKEEIYEKASELKVIIFNQHDFTFAQEQAAKVSENCKLYMQSEWSKRDEMYPKITDFILAHPEWQASVQTHKYLNIP from the coding sequence ATGAACAGAGAAGAAGATATTTTATTAAAAGAAGGTAAAATGCTCCCGGTAATGGAGCATTTTTACACTTTACAGGGAGAAGGAGCACACACAGGAAAAGCATCTTATTTCATCAGATTGGGAGGCTGCGACGTGGGGTGCCATTGGTGTGATGTAAAAGAAAGCTGGGATCCGAACCTGCATCCGCTGATGAACGCAGAAGAAATTGCCGAAACCGCAGCAAAACACTGCAAAACAATAGTGCTTACGGGCGGAGAGCCTCTGATGTGGAATCTGGATATTCTGACAGGAAAATTAAAAGAACTGGGATGTACCATTCATATTGAAACGTCAGGAGCGTATCCGATGAGCGGCCACATCGATTGGATTACACTTTCTCCCAAAAAAACAGGACTTCCGAAAGAGGAGATTTATGAAAAGGCCAGCGAGCTTAAAGTGATTATATTCAATCAGCATGATTTTACGTTTGCCCAGGAACAGGCCGCAAAGGTTTCTGAAAACTGTAAGCTGTATATGCAAAGCGAATGGAGCAAGCGTGATGAGATGTATCCTAAAATCACCGATTTTATCCTGGCACATCCGGAATGGCAAGCCTCGGTACAGACCCATAAATATCTGAATATTCCTTAG
- a CDS encoding exopolysaccharide biosynthesis polyprenyl glycosylphosphotransferase: MQRIRYSRYLKSIIILLDLLVIASIFIFFFVSRNENLKYNKETWYENIFSLILLFLFWMLLSGRTKIYNIQRNLTYTLFLERLLIHFLFFILGVLLIAKVSKNVFFNSDIYWLSFYLFFFIFLVKSVIYFSIKYFRSLGINYRNVMFLGEEGSTDILKNIFENRKDYGYKIFEYENPGINSDDLVGFWKRNGIHTLFLSTENTFSEEVEKEIFKLAEDNKVHVSLIPSISQSDFFLYDLGYIQTQPILSQAKYPLDFYSNFLVKRTFDIAFSAVILLLLCSWLFPIIAVLIKATSKGPVFFVQKRYGFHEEVFSCLKFRTMVVNDESATKTTAENDSRITKIGKFLRKTSLDELPQFINVLKGEMSIVGPRPHMLAVDNYYKPKIGRYSLRSMVSPGITGLAQVSGLRGDYGDVEVEMRKRILADAFYVRNWSFVLDLVIILKTVLLVIGGDKNAK, encoded by the coding sequence ATGCAGAGAATTCGATACTCTAGATACCTGAAATCGATTATTATTTTGCTTGACCTTTTGGTTATTGCATCTATTTTTATTTTCTTTTTTGTAAGCCGGAACGAAAATCTGAAGTATAATAAAGAGACATGGTACGAGAATATCTTCTCACTCATATTGCTGTTTTTGTTCTGGATGCTGTTGAGCGGCAGAACAAAGATTTATAATATCCAGAGGAACCTCACCTATACTTTGTTTCTGGAACGTCTCCTGATTCACTTCCTGTTTTTCATATTGGGCGTTCTGCTTATTGCGAAAGTGAGTAAAAACGTATTTTTCAATTCAGATATATACTGGCTGTCGTTTTATCTCTTTTTCTTTATTTTCCTTGTCAAATCGGTCATCTATTTCAGTATAAAATATTTCCGTTCATTGGGGATTAATTACAGAAATGTGATGTTCCTGGGTGAAGAAGGATCAACGGACATTCTGAAAAACATCTTTGAAAACAGAAAAGATTACGGATATAAAATTTTTGAGTACGAAAATCCTGGTATCAATTCAGACGATCTGGTTGGGTTCTGGAAAAGGAATGGAATTCATACGCTATTTTTATCCACAGAAAATACATTCAGTGAAGAGGTGGAAAAAGAGATCTTTAAGCTGGCCGAAGACAATAAGGTTCATGTATCTCTGATCCCAAGTATTTCGCAGAGTGATTTCTTCCTTTATGATCTCGGATATATCCAGACACAGCCGATTCTCAGCCAGGCAAAATATCCGCTGGATTTTTATTCCAATTTCCTGGTAAAAAGAACGTTTGACATTGCTTTCTCGGCAGTCATTCTGCTTCTGCTGTGTTCATGGCTGTTTCCAATCATTGCTGTTTTAATAAAAGCAACTTCCAAAGGCCCGGTATTTTTCGTTCAGAAAAGATATGGTTTCCATGAAGAGGTGTTTTCGTGCCTGAAATTCAGAACAATGGTTGTAAACGATGAGTCTGCTACAAAAACAACGGCAGAAAACGATTCCAGAATCACTAAAATCGGGAAATTCCTTAGAAAAACCAGCCTTGATGAGCTTCCCCAGTTTATCAACGTCCTGAAAGGGGAAATGTCTATTGTAGGACCACGTCCGCACATGCTGGCTGTGGATAACTATTATAAACCAAAAATCGGAAGGTACAGCTTAAGGAGCATGGTTTCTCCGGGAATTACAGGTCTTGCCCAGGTAAGCGGGCTTCGGGGGGATTACGGGGATGTGGAAGTAGAAATGAGGAAACGTATTCTTGCGGACGCTTTCTATGTAAGAAACTGGAGTTTTGTTCTGGACCTGGTTATTATTTTAAAGACCGTTTTACTGGTCATCGGCGGAGATAAAAACGCAAAATAA
- a CDS encoding MlaE family ABC transporter permease has translation MLKKFFTAVGEYMILLGKSLQKPQKMRVFWKLFMREINDLGVNSFGLVVFTSIFVGAVVAIQMFNNFDASSFPIPPSFVGYATKAVLVLEFAPTIISLILAGKVGSYIASSIGTMRVSEQIDALDIMGVNSPNFLIFPKIIACIIFNPLLIAISIVFGICGGYIAGVLTGNWTENDYIVGIQMYMPNLFIYYAFTKTTVFAFIIATVPSYFGYNVKGGSLEVGRASTQAVVWTMVFIIISELILTQLILS, from the coding sequence ATGTTAAAAAAGTTTTTCACAGCAGTAGGAGAATACATGATCCTTCTAGGTAAATCCTTGCAGAAACCACAGAAAATGAGGGTTTTCTGGAAGCTGTTCATGAGAGAAATTAATGATCTTGGGGTCAATTCTTTCGGCCTGGTGGTCTTCACTTCTATATTCGTAGGAGCGGTAGTAGCCATTCAGATGTTCAATAACTTTGACGCCTCCTCTTTTCCTATCCCTCCGTCCTTCGTAGGATATGCTACGAAAGCGGTACTGGTTTTAGAATTTGCGCCTACCATTATCAGCTTAATCCTTGCTGGTAAAGTGGGTTCATATATTGCCTCCAGTATAGGGACCATGAGGGTTTCGGAACAGATTGATGCTTTGGATATTATGGGGGTCAATTCTCCCAATTTCCTGATATTTCCTAAAATTATTGCCTGTATCATTTTCAATCCTCTTCTGATTGCGATCAGTATTGTTTTTGGGATTTGCGGGGGATATATTGCGGGAGTCCTGACAGGAAACTGGACGGAAAACGATTATATTGTAGGGATTCAGATGTATATGCCTAACCTCTTTATATATTACGCATTTACTAAAACTACGGTATTTGCTTTCATTATTGCTACCGTTCCTTCTTATTTCGGATACAATGTAAAAGGAGGATCGCTGGAAGTAGGTAGAGCCAGTACACAGGCAGTGGTATGGACCATGGTATTTATTATCATTTCCGAATTAATTTTAACCCAATTAATATTAAGCTGA
- a CDS encoding ABC transporter ATP-binding protein, producing the protein MIEVKDLKKSFGDVEVLKGISTSFDKGKVNLIIGQSGSGKTVFLKSLLNVYQPSSGEILFDGRDINVMTRDEKQHLRSEIGTVFQGSALFDSLTVEENIMFPLDMFTNLTFREKKKRVFEVIGRVHLDKAGRKFPSEISGGMQKRVAIARAIVNNPKYLFCDEPNSGLDPYTSNIIDDLLLEITKEYNTTTIINTHDMNSVMTIGEKIVYLRLGIKEWEGNKDILITAGNKNLIDFVYSSELFKELREYLLENNKTIENTIHKIDDNEKDT; encoded by the coding sequence ATGATTGAGGTAAAAGATCTTAAGAAAAGTTTTGGTGATGTTGAAGTACTTAAGGGAATTTCGACTTCTTTTGACAAAGGAAAAGTAAACCTGATCATCGGGCAGAGCGGCTCCGGAAAAACCGTTTTCCTGAAAAGCTTACTGAATGTATACCAGCCATCATCCGGAGAAATCCTTTTTGACGGCCGTGACATCAATGTAATGACCAGAGACGAAAAACAGCATCTGCGCTCAGAAATCGGGACGGTATTCCAGGGCAGTGCGCTTTTTGACTCTCTTACGGTGGAAGAGAATATCATGTTTCCGCTGGACATGTTTACAAACCTTACGTTCAGGGAAAAAAAGAAAAGGGTTTTTGAAGTGATCGGCCGTGTACACCTGGATAAAGCGGGCAGAAAATTTCCGTCTGAGATTTCAGGAGGAATGCAGAAACGTGTGGCCATTGCGAGGGCCATCGTCAACAATCCGAAATACCTGTTCTGTGATGAACCGAATTCGGGTCTTGACCCGTACACTTCCAATATTATTGACGACCTTCTCCTGGAAATCACCAAGGAATATAACACCACAACGATCATCAATACCCACGATATGAACTCTGTAATGACGATTGGGGAGAAAATTGTGTATCTCCGTCTGGGAATCAAAGAATGGGAAGGTAATAAAGACATCCTCATCACCGCAGGCAATAAAAATCTTATAGACTTCGTTTATTCTTCAGAACTGTTTAAAGAGCTGAGAGAATATTTACTTGAAAATAATAAAACGATTGAAAATACAATCCATAAAATAGATGATAATGAAAAAGATACTTAG
- a CDS encoding outer membrane beta-barrel protein, producing MKKILSIALIGFSMFASAQISLAGKANLIFPTGSPSWKNIKGTVNDAIEGTGKNNAGFNVGLSLKVNLPAAFYVMPEVYYTHFKNEFTTENTTFDVKSNRIDVPLLLGHKVLGDMLGIYAGPVASYNLSTDNTYNDFKENAKNDFTVGYQFGAQLEIKKFLINARYEGSFSKDERNFINKVSGAEVRYDNRPNLFLVGIGYRFK from the coding sequence ATGAAAAAGATACTTAGTATAGCATTAATCGGGTTTTCAATGTTCGCTTCTGCACAGATCTCTCTGGCAGGAAAAGCCAACCTTATATTCCCGACAGGCTCTCCTTCCTGGAAAAATATCAAAGGAACGGTAAATGATGCCATTGAAGGGACAGGGAAAAACAATGCAGGGTTCAATGTAGGGCTTTCCCTAAAAGTAAACCTTCCTGCCGCATTTTACGTAATGCCGGAGGTATACTACACCCACTTCAAAAATGAATTCACTACGGAAAATACGACGTTTGATGTAAAAAGCAACCGTATTGACGTTCCGCTTCTTTTGGGACACAAAGTTCTGGGAGATATGCTTGGTATCTATGCAGGACCTGTTGCCAGCTATAATCTGAGCACGGATAATACCTACAATGACTTTAAGGAAAATGCTAAAAATGATTTCACCGTTGGCTACCAGTTCGGGGCCCAGCTTGAAATCAAAAAATTCCTTATCAATGCCCGTTACGAAGGATCATTCAGCAAGGATGAAAGAAACTTCATCAATAAAGTTTCCGGTGCAGAGGTACGATATGACAACAGACCTAACCTGTTTCTGGTAGGTATCGGTTACCGATTTAAATAA
- a CDS encoding M48 family metallopeptidase translates to MKLTHLLGIGAVALSTAACTTNPITGRSSLQIANNSEILTMSAQEYKTTLSKSKIISGTADAKRIVSVGSRIKSAAERYYQSIGRSADLANYSWEFNLIQSNELNAWCMPGGKVAVYTGILPVTKNDNGLAVVMGHEVSHALAGHGNERISQAMVAQYGGSILGGTISNSQWAGIFEKVYPIGSQVALLKYGRNQESEADEMGLYLMSMAGYDPREAIPFWNRMEGASSGSRQPEFLSTHPNPETRISDINKDLPKALEYYKAAGGKI, encoded by the coding sequence ATGAAATTAACACATTTATTAGGAATAGGAGCAGTGGCTCTGTCTACTGCAGCTTGTACTACTAATCCAATTACGGGCAGATCTTCATTGCAGATTGCAAATAATTCGGAAATACTGACCATGTCTGCCCAGGAATATAAAACAACATTGTCCAAATCTAAAATCATTTCAGGGACTGCAGATGCCAAAAGAATAGTGAGTGTGGGAAGCAGAATAAAAAGTGCCGCGGAAAGGTATTATCAGAGCATAGGAAGATCAGCAGATCTTGCCAACTACAGCTGGGAATTTAACCTGATCCAAAGCAATGAACTGAACGCATGGTGCATGCCTGGTGGGAAAGTGGCCGTATATACAGGAATTCTTCCGGTTACAAAAAACGACAACGGTCTTGCAGTAGTAATGGGACATGAAGTTTCCCACGCTCTGGCAGGACATGGAAATGAGAGAATTTCCCAGGCGATGGTCGCTCAGTATGGAGGATCTATTTTGGGTGGAACCATTTCCAATTCACAATGGGCCGGTATTTTTGAAAAAGTATATCCTATCGGGTCCCAGGTGGCCCTACTGAAATACGGGAGAAACCAGGAATCTGAAGCTGATGAAATGGGGCTTTACCTGATGTCTATGGCCGGATATGATCCAAGAGAAGCCATTCCTTTCTGGAACAGAATGGAGGGGGCATCTTCAGGATCCAGACAGCCGGAATTCCTTTCTACCCACCCGAATCCTGAAACCAGGATTTCAGATATCAATAAAGACCTTCCGAAAGCTTTGGAATATTACAAAGCAGCCGGAGGGAAAATATAA
- a CDS encoding DUF4251 domain-containing protein, whose amino-acid sequence MKKYISLIFIFGFLFFFQSCSSQATLDPKMVDTLVDSEEFTFVAQRANPMNYDVINVMGSIQNAPVARMLQLDGSYSIEIKKNNLDVALPYFGRMFNPSYNTAENSYRFTSKDFTIKKSRNKKGNWILKIKPNDVRNVDEMTIEVFSKGKAFVSVRSNDRQPITYDGYVSKNEETKKEKEKP is encoded by the coding sequence ATGAAAAAGTATATTTCACTTATATTTATTTTTGGATTTCTTTTTTTCTTCCAGAGTTGTTCTTCTCAGGCCACATTGGACCCTAAAATGGTAGATACTCTGGTAGATTCCGAGGAATTTACTTTTGTTGCCCAGCGGGCCAATCCAATGAATTATGATGTGATCAATGTGATGGGTTCTATTCAGAATGCTCCAGTAGCCAGAATGCTTCAACTTGATGGAAGTTATTCCATAGAGATTAAGAAGAATAACCTGGATGTGGCCCTTCCTTATTTCGGAAGAATGTTCAATCCTTCATACAATACAGCTGAAAACAGTTACCGGTTCACCTCCAAGGATTTCACCATCAAAAAATCGAGAAACAAAAAAGGAAACTGGATCTTAAAGATCAAACCTAATGATGTAAGAAATGTGGATGAAATGACGATAGAGGTTTTCAGTAAGGGAAAAGCATTTGTTTCCGTGAGAAGCAACGACAGGCAGCCCATCACTTATGACGGCTATGTTTCCAAGAATGAAGAGACCAAGAAAGAAAAGGAAAAGCCTTAG
- the meaB gene encoding methylmalonyl Co-A mutase-associated GTPase MeaB, whose amino-acid sequence MKFSTEELIEGIRSGNKRLIAKAITLVESKKAEHRNQAEELLKQIMPFTGKSVRVGITGVPGAGKSTFIENFGRLVISHGKKVAVLAIDPSSSINKGSILGDKTRMEELAKEENAFIRPSPSSGFLGGVANTTFETMMICEAAGYDYILIETVGVGQSEVLVADITDVFLFLKIIGGGDELQGIKRGIMEMVDLIFINKVDQDNLQKAKNTRLELKRALDFIPPKEKNWKIPVLLGSALYNEGLEEIYTKIDEFISLKKKAGRFNEVRTHQAEKRFEYWVQEYILAMMKRSNSVEEAYIQHKKNASEMVSNPSTEAKLFVEKFLSGD is encoded by the coding sequence ATGAAATTTTCTACAGAAGAACTAATTGAAGGAATACGGTCAGGGAACAAGCGCCTGATCGCAAAAGCTATTACATTAGTCGAAAGTAAAAAAGCGGAGCACAGGAATCAGGCTGAGGAACTTCTGAAGCAGATTATGCCTTTTACAGGAAAATCCGTTAGGGTAGGAATTACAGGAGTGCCGGGTGCCGGAAAGTCTACGTTCATTGAAAATTTCGGAAGGCTGGTAATCAGCCATGGCAAGAAAGTAGCGGTTCTTGCGATTGATCCAAGCTCTTCCATCAACAAAGGAAGTATTTTAGGCGATAAAACCCGGATGGAAGAACTGGCCAAAGAAGAAAATGCTTTTATCCGTCCTTCCCCGAGCTCAGGATTTCTTGGAGGTGTTGCCAATACGACTTTTGAAACTATGATGATCTGTGAAGCGGCCGGATATGATTATATTCTGATCGAAACAGTGGGAGTAGGGCAGTCTGAAGTGCTGGTGGCTGATATTACGGATGTTTTTTTATTTCTGAAAATTATTGGCGGTGGAGACGAGCTACAGGGTATTAAGCGTGGAATTATGGAAATGGTGGATCTTATTTTCATCAATAAAGTGGATCAGGATAATCTCCAGAAAGCAAAAAATACAAGGCTGGAACTGAAACGTGCACTGGACTTTATTCCTCCCAAAGAAAAAAACTGGAAAATCCCCGTGCTGCTGGGATCAGCTCTTTACAACGAAGGACTTGAAGAAATCTACACTAAAATAGATGAATTCATCAGCCTGAAAAAGAAAGCCGGACGTTTTAACGAGGTACGTACCCACCAGGCCGAAAAACGGTTTGAATACTGGGTTCAGGAATATATCCTGGCTATGATGAAGAGAAGTAATTCTGTGGAGGAAGCCTATATTCAGCACAAAAAAAATGCTTCAGAAATGGTTTCAAATCCCAGCACTGAAGCAAAATTATTTGTTGAAAAGTTCTTATCCGGAGACTAA
- a CDS encoding c-type cytochrome codes for MKKISAAALFTCILLASCTPKTSTSGPIGPAVSTAEQIAQGKTIFENSCGKCHKLPEPTAYTSVQWVGIMNSMAPKAKLTDEQHQWVYDYVVSVKK; via the coding sequence ATGAAAAAAATATCCGCTGCTGCATTATTTACCTGCATATTACTGGCTTCCTGTACTCCCAAGACATCTACGTCCGGACCTATAGGACCTGCCGTATCTACTGCAGAGCAAATAGCACAAGGAAAAACCATTTTTGAAAATTCCTGCGGAAAATGTCATAAACTACCGGAGCCTACAGCATACACTTCTGTACAATGGGTAGGCATCATGAATTCTATGGCACCAAAAGCAAAACTGACGGATGAGCAGCACCAGTGGGTTTATGATTATGTTGTTTCTGTGAAAAAATAA
- a CDS encoding cytochrome C has protein sequence MKKVILSIAGGATLLVSCGPKSTAVTGPKYTASEQLVQGKTIFENSCSRCHKLPDPAKHDDQGWIKTLSRMAPKAKLTDDQHQMVYDYLISVNKK, from the coding sequence ATGAAAAAAGTAATTCTAAGTATAGCAGGAGGTGCCACATTGCTGGTATCATGCGGACCTAAAAGCACTGCTGTAACAGGACCCAAGTATACCGCGTCTGAACAGCTGGTTCAGGGAAAAACTATTTTTGAAAACTCATGCTCCCGATGCCACAAACTCCCGGATCCTGCTAAACATGATGACCAGGGATGGATTAAAACCTTAAGCAGAATGGCTCCCAAAGCCAAGCTCACCGATGATCAGCACCAGATGGTTTATGATTACCTGATTTCTGTGAATAAGAAGTAG